TGCGCGGCACCCGCGGGTACCTGGCGCCGGAGTGGCTCACCAACGCGCCCATCACCGACAAGgccgacgtgtacagcttcggcatGGTGCTGCTGGAGATCGTGCGCGGCAGGAAGAACTGCAGGTCGGGcaagggcagcggcggcgaggcttcGTCGGACTCGGACGGCTACTTCCCGGCGATGGCGCTAGAGCTGCACGAGCAAGGGCAGTACGAGGCGGTGGTGGACCAGCGGCTGGAAGGGAGGGCGGACGTGGCGCAGGTGGAGCGGGTGGTGCGCGTGGCGCTCTGCTGCCTTCACGAGGACGCGGCGCTGCGGCCGGCCATGACGACGGTGTCCGCCATGCTCGACGGCAGCATGGAGGCCGGAGTTCCCAGGACGGAGCTGCTCGACTACCTGCGCTTGTACGGCCGCGGCCTGGTCGACGTCCGCTCCGGCCTCCATGCTGCGGGGAAAGGCGGCTCCGACTtcaccagcggcggcgccggcagcagcagctggtcGCCCACGTCGTGCGTGTCGGCGCAGCAGCTGTCGGGCCCCAGATGACATGACACACACATTTActactgttttttctttttcttgtgtGAATACTACTGTAGATTATACAGAATATTTTCCATGTTGAGCTGCTATTGTTGCAGGCAAATCGCTGCATATGATTGATCGCTAGCTAACAGCCAAGCCAACTGACTTCATTTTGTCCTAGCAAGTAGCAAGCATTGCACTATTTGTTAGCATTTGCATCTTGCAAGTTGCAAAATACTAGTACTACACAGCCCGGATGACAGTCCATATATTCCGTTAACAAGGATTAATTATTGGTATTTTGCTAGTAACTACTCGAATCAGTACTGTACTGACGTAAGCTCAACCACCCCAAAAGATGCGTGCCACGTATTCAAAGATTACTGCACGGTGAAAACTATGATTcactgtttatttatttatttatttatgatgACACATGAGGTAAGCAACCGGCTTGTTAATATGGTCTTTGCTAGTAGAAGGTGAATTTTTATCACACTTGAAAAACCCTTATCGGGATTGCTACGTATCAAGATCCCGTCGAGACGGGACAGGATTCCTTTCGTCCCCCTTGCCTATCCAAAAAGGAGCGAGAGCTAAAAGTGCCTAAGccatgaggaggaggtggcTATTGGCAAAGACCTCCGGCGAGGACCGAGGAAGAGGACCCGCTCCGCGAGAGGACGCGGCCACCAGCAAAGAGCCCCAACACAGTTAGCTCCCACGACGTTAAGAACCTCGTCTACGTCTCGTCATGGTCGAACCAACAGCAGGGGAATCATCGACGAAGAGAGGATAGACGACAGTGGCTAAAgccaggggagggaggggagtggCAGCGGTGGCCGAAGCCAAGGGAGGGGCAGCGGCGATGGTAGCCGGAACCGAGAAAGGGAGCAGCGCTAGTGGCCGCCTGATACCTCGTAACCTCataggtatcacctgatacgtggtaAAAATCGTATGATCCCTAACAGATATCACCTGATAGCTTTGCAAGTATCGCCTGATACCGGTTAGGTATTAAGACATGATACCTAACCAGTATCATCCCGTCCCAACGGGATTCCTTTGTATAGAAGCCTCCAACTTCTTTCAAAGCCAGCTAAGCCGGTGCGCGGCGTTGTTGGCAGAGCAGCCAGTCGGAGGCGAAGGTAGTTTTCGGTGAAGCAGCAGCGAGGCACGAAGCTCGGTTGCCAAAGCTTATTCACCCAATCAATCCAGATTATATATTTGTTCAGGATACACTACGATTTCACCAGCTACCTGACTAGGATAATAATTCGCAAGCAAACATGCCGCTCGTACACATTGATCATCACAAGAAATCACCAATTCAATACATTCATCCATTCAAGCATAATAACAATAATATGCAATAGTTTCCTCAAACAAAATTTGCCAGTAATCACCCTCTTCATAGGTTCTCAACGCAATTACAAGTTTAATGCCATATTTTGAGACGTGAATGTTTGCCCACATAACCGATGTTAGTgctgaaatatatattataaaatgaaCAAGGGGAAATTCGTGGCCTTAACTCTTCAAGTGATGAGGGCACAGTCAAACAGATTCGTGGATAGCACATCAGTGAGAAATGGAAAGTAGAATAATATTCATCCAGATAAACTACTCAGGTTTATCACTGGCATTGTCTAATACGGATACCTTAGGCTTATGCAAAATACTCCTCTGAAGGGAAGTAATAAAAGATGTGACAAGTCAAAATATTATGATATGTGAATTTTTACATTCTCAATGGGTGTTTTTTGCATGCAGAGAATTGCAGAAATCAAACATGATATAGTATTCCGAAATTTGATTTATTTGTTTGGAAAGTCAAAGaacgagcaaaaaaaaaattcttcttgATGTAAGTTGTAATGTTCCTGATAGAAGCTATAATAGCAAGATTTACAAAGTAACAAATTACTCAGAAAATTAGGGGCTGTGTAAGGAATTTCACTCAAGCAATCCTTTGTCAGGTTGCATACTTAACAACATAGAAGTACTATTTCATAGAATGGAAAACAATTAGATTTGACAGCAGAATATACCAATATAGACAAAATGGTGAAACCCAATCATTCCCATAAACTTTTACCCAGTTATTATTAGCTAACTTAACTTGAAGTTAATCTAAAGTTATATAGCAGTTGTTAACTATCACCAGACCAGCAGTTTTTAATTATTCAAAAATATTCCGAGTCAAGAAACAGCTAAACACTGCACATGGTATAAAGTGTAAGTGCTTAATCCTAGAATTAACCCCAATGTGCAGCTGGGACCTGGGATGGAAACGGCCAGATTAGCGATGGAACCATAATTGTTTTTATCATTCCACTGTTTACAAGTCACAAGTGGGACCCATAACGcaattaaatactccctccatcccaaaatataaggcacaaccatcACAAATGCAAAGACCAAAAACGAATTTAATCACCTCCTCGGTTGGATCACTTCGATGCATGCAAGTAGTGTGATTGGGGGTTTCAGGTTTGATGCATGCAACCATCACAAAtgcatgcacgccttatattatgagacatgGAGAAAAAGTGATTgcgccttatattttgggatggaggaattATCACCTTTTCATCCTGCTCCTGTATGCACCCATCGGACCTAAAAGTAGGCCAATAATTTTGATTGGCTTTGGACCCAGGAACTAGGTGGATCCGTGGATTACTAGTAACAGCTCTTATTTGTAAGGCCTACCCTCCTAGTCAAGTATTCTTGCACAACAAGAGAAAGAAATCAagcaaatttcaaatttttaatcTCAGAATAAACAAATTTATCAAACCACCCACCCAAGTTTCCACTGAGTTAACGACGTGTATCACAATGTACCACATACACATGGAAAGGTCCCAAAAATGTACACATGAACTGCTACATCCATGTTTATAGTGTATTTTCAGCTTGCACATAGAACAAGATGGCATTGAAACAATTATACTACCCTCTAATTACTATAGTTAAGGCTATATTTAATGGatgcatatatatgaaaaataaagtAAAGTTGGATATCTATTAGGGATATAATTCAAAATATCTGCACTGTTAAAAGGCTGGTGTATCTACAGAGTTGAAGAATTTACCGTCATAGGGGGGCTAGTGTAAGCAGCGCAACCAGCTATTCTCCATCCCAGGGCCTCAGTAACATaaaagcaaaataaaattttcaattgaTGTTCCACATATAAGTGcaaatacataaaaaaaaggCTTCCTAGAACCACACTTCAGTGAAGCTAACAAATGTAAGAGAAGGTAAGCATAATGTATCGATTCATACAAAATATCAAAAGACAAACAGGCAGTGACCTATgaaatttcaaaagaaaaaacatcCATCCAATAAAAGAAGATCGGAACATATATGTAGTACTATGGAAGAGGTCATATGCACATTCATATTAAAAAATCAATTCAGTGTCACATGCTGACTCATCTTGACAACTtaaatcaaaaaatcatgtcgTCAAAAGAGAATGTATCACTCATGGGTGCAAACTACTTAGTTACCCAGATATCAATCAGGGTACCTTCTTATGTTGGCCCTTTAGCATACAAAATGTGCACTTTCACAGCAGAGGCCCTGGCAGAATTCCTGAATGAAACAAATAATCAGATCCTTAAAATCCAGAAACAAAAGATGTAAGAATAAACTAACAGAAAAGAAGGTCCCtgttaatattaaataaaagAGCTTGACAAGTAGCGTGGCCATCCAACGCATATCCAGATGAGTAAATGCCTGATGCTGAGCATACAAAGCAGGCAACATAAACATGACAGTATTTGAAAGaagaacaaaagaaaattgTGCCCAATTCGTAAGAAAATCAAGCACGTGAAGATTTATGAATATACGCACTCAATTATTAGTAATACATAGAATAGACAACCCTCAATGTGTTCAGGCAGTAAGGCACTAGGGGTGGGGGTGCCCAGCTGACCTGGGTTTGATCCCTAGAGTAGGTTAACCCTGGTGGAAAAACCACCTCCAGTACAAAAACATTTATAGATATAACCTAGATTTTCGGACAGAATTCAGCACACTGTTGAGCAAAATGAAGAGAAATATCATGTGTATATCTTGCAAATCCATAGGAAAGAATGTATACAGGTAATGAAATGCCAGCTGGCCAGTTGTCTTACAAGCAACAGAACATATCCAAATGATAACTGCATGCACCAAGGTCTGTAAGACAGCCATCTCTTCCATATTTCCGAGCTTCGCCCACATACTCTGATCTCATAGCTCCGAGGACACAAGACAGAAATGCCAATGATTAGACAAGAGCGACCCAAAATGTAGTTTACAAGGTATGCTAAGTTAGCAATGCCAAGAGTAATCAACATCTTTTCACTTGCCAGTGATAAATGGATGGCTAAGTGCTTGTGATATGGTTATCCTCTTTTCTGGATctaagacaaatattttttcaAGAAGATCTTTAAAGTTGGATAGCATTTTTGGATCCTCGCCAGGGAAGTTTGAAATCAAGGAACCAATATCCTTTGGCTTAATGTTCAAAATCATCCTTGTCACAGCCtgcaagaaaaagaagaataagTTAAGATAATCCATAACAATGCACTCAAACAGAGTATTTGAGAACATGGTTGCATAGACACCTTTTTAGTCACAGGATCCTCCTCAGTGGCATGAAAGTTGAGATCTTGGTCAAAATGTTGCATCGTAAAGGCACCCTGCAAAATTGGGAACAATTCCTTAGAAAGTATTTGTATATTCACTTAGCAACTGTTGCAGATGTAAATATCAAAAGTAGATTGTTTCCTTGAAGGTAAGAAGAGATTTGAAAATGATGAAGAACCTTTCGAAGCATTTTCTTGGGGAAGGGGCCCTTCAGTTCCATATGAAGCCGAAGCATGTCATTATTTGATGGACCTGGAAATAGGACTTTTCCGGTGTAAAGTTCATATAGACAGCAGCCAACtgaccacatgtctaatgggtggTCGTAGGGTAACCCAAGAACTGCAAGAAAAATTGTGCATCAGACCACATGTAGTATGGAGACAGAATAACAGTAGGAAGAATATTGAATACACAACAAAATGAAGTGCGAGAAAAGGAACTCACTTATCTCAGGTGCACGATAGAAACGGCTCACAAGATAAGGTGTAACCTCGTTCATTCCAGCAAGCATTGCATTGCCAAAATCACAGAGCTTCAGCACATTCTTAGCCTCATTCACCTAAAGAATATCAagacaaaaaattaaaaaggatgTTTACTGTAGATACAATGACTGTAGTATATAACAagcataaataaaaatattcaaGCATGTTCAATATCCACAGGAATCAAAATTGCCATGTTCCAGATAGCGGTTTTTTTTATGTAGATAGTGACAAAACTTCTACAAAACCGAATGGCCAAAAAACAAGAGCAAATGCTAGTGTGAGAAAAGAAGTATGGCAAGCCAGATATCATACCAGCATATTATCTGGCTTTATATCACAGTGCAGCACTTTGCAGTTTTTCAGATGCTTCAGGGCGATGAAAAGCTGCTTTGAATATGCCCTCACAGCAGTTAGTTTAAGTCCGATATTGCGACCAAATTTCTTTAGTACCTCACGAAGATTCATATTTAGAGATTCAAAAACTAAGCAAAGATGGTTCCTATACATGAAACTAGAAATAAACCGCACGCAGTGGCGCCTGTCTTCACGATCCGCACTTGCCAGTTTTTCTAATATTGAAACCTCTTGCTTACCAGCCTTGTACCTGTATAatcaaatatcaaataaaaGGGTCATGTACATGTTCCATGCTACAAGTAAACCAAAAATACTTCTAGGAAGCTTAACTCACATTGTCTCATTGTTGCGAATAATCTTAATAGCAACCTCTTCGGGATCATCCTTCCCAGCTTTAAGATCTTTTGCTCGGACAACTGTTGAAAACACTCCCTTTCCATGTGCTGCTGTAATCTCATAGCGCCCATCCAGCAATTCCCCAAAACGGTAAGCTGCAAAGTTTTGCATAAGTTAGGAATGGAAACAAATGGACACAGCAAAGAATAGTTTGTTGACCACAGTTaacaaaagaaaactaaaaggGAGAAGGTTAGCATATGGTGGAACTTACTATAGTACCCCTCGGCATCATCCCAGTTGTCATGAAGAGCATTTTTCTCGATGCGCAAACCATCATCCTTGCCCTGCACGGCATAATATTCAAACACTGAGTAAACAGGTCATGTATATCTCTAATATTGGAATATTCTACTAACATAGAAAGGATCAGTTCTAGTATTTTCTATGACCACCCATAGAAATATACACATATCAATCCTGTCCATTTGATCAATAGCCTCAAATATAGTGTAGCAAATTCATAGTGCAAGATGGATCACTTCATAGTGAATGCTCTTTGTGCCTGCACCCCTCTTTGGTCCAGCTGCTTGATCACTCCCATGGATTTCATTTCTTTCCTTCCCTGATTTTAATAAATCTATTAACCAGCCATTCACTCGATCAGTTCTTAGTCTAAACATGTCCATAATTTATATTGAGGGATGGATCTCCTCATAATTAAATCTGGAAGGCTTCTTTCTTCATGTACTGGGATTGTATATAGTGAGACAATCTGTCAATCTTGGAAATTTATATGGTTTTTATGTTTCAACATTAGATGGTCACAAATTGACTTTATTGTCTCTGCTATCCAAGTATGGTAAGATTTTGACCAAGGTTTGGAAGAATCATGTATGTGGAAGTGCTTTGGTATCTTCTTTAGTGTGGTGACTGATTTGTTATTCCTATTTTCTCTACAGCATGATGATGCTATTGGCACAGGATGCTAGACTATTTTTCTAGACACATTACTAGTCCTAAGAAGGGGGTAGTTTGCCATCTTCAGTAATGCACTTAGAACATTCCATCTCCACCATTCATCAGTCCTAATCTGTTGCAGCTTAGATACACTTACAGATTACATAAGGAAAAAAGAAGCCTACCAATTTCCGGATGCCAGCAGGTGATTCTCCAAAAATGTCATCACAAAACATATCCGCCGATCTCTCACTCTGAAAATAGAAAGGGGAACATAAAATTTCTGGATGGCCTGGCCAGATTTAAATAACTTAAAGTTGAACAACAGGGTAAGAGAACAGAATTACCTTTGGAGTGCCCTCTCCAAGACCTGAAACACCAGTTGTTCTCTGATTACCCAAAGTTCCTGCACCATCATTGTGAGCAGGAGACTTTCCCACAGTGAAGTCTGTTTCACCAACAATTGCATCTGAAGAATCATGCTTATTTTCAGCTTCCTCGCTAGCCACAAATCTGCTATCGTTATCACCTTTCAGATCTGCATTATCACCTCTGTTCATTTCCACTTCTTCTGTACAGGCACAGGTAAGATAGTCAGTATGGAATAAATTCATTTAGGAATAGAATATTACacataataattttatattctGTCAATTTTGGATATTCAAGTTACCTTCATCATTACTTCTAGGTAAAGATTCCAGCTGCTGCTTCTGCAATTGTTGCTGCCTGTATTTTGCCATAATAGCTTCTTTCCTCCTCCTTGCTTCCTCCTTAATTTTTTCAGGGTCCTCTTCTTCCTGCATTGCTAACTGCTGTTCAATTTTCTCTTGGTACTCCTCTTCATCCTCCTCCCTAACATCATAAAAACAGCAATATGAACTATGAACTTATGAAGTGTCAAAAGGAAAGATAGTAAATCATGTGAAAGAAGCTTTACCTGAAAGTATTCTCCTTCAGCTCTTCAGATCTCTGGCCTCTACGTTCAGCATCTCTACCTCTCTCCCTGGATCTTGAGCGGTGTTTATGACTATCAGAAGTACTGTATTTTGAGCGTGTAGAATCCTTGTGCCTGTCATCCCTGTCCTTTGCTTCTCCATTTCTCCGCTTTCTACTTTCCAAATCCTTATGTCGTCCCCTGTCTCTATCATCTCTTGTTTTGTCCCTTTCATGTCCACTGTCAACCTTGTCAGATTCTTTATAGCGATCCTTACTTCTATCCCTTCTCTCATTATCTTTATGCCTTGAACTACTACTCCGCCTTTCACTCTCCCTGCTTTCATCACGAATGTGATGTGCACTCTCCCTACGATCAGATCTACTGCGACTGCTGCTCCTTTCTCTATCCCTGTGAGTTAGTTCATGCAAATCCACTTTGTCTCTATCAACTGGGTTGCTTCTATGCCTTCTTTCATGCTTATATCTTTCCCGCTCATCATACGCCTCATCACGAACAGCATAGCTGCTGCTCCTTTCTGTCTCATTATCTCGACTCCTGGTTGCATGCCTACCATGCTTACTATTTCTGCCGTTGCTGTCACGGTCAGAATCTTCCCTTGTACTTGCCCGCGAACCATTAGCTTCAGCACCAGTATCTCTAGACCTTGAGTGATGCCTGGCATGATCTTGACTGCTATGGTGCCTTGAAGGGGATCTTCTAGACTGCTCTTTGGAATGTGAATCTTTAGGATACGATTTGCGGTGCTCATCTTTGTGCTTCCTTTCTTTCTCCCTTGTCAATAGTGGTGATTTTGGCACCCTTTGACTTTGTCTATCCCCTTTGGTATCATCTGCATCGCCTCCACTCTCAGGCTCATGGGCGGTGTGATTTGACTTGGTTTCGTCCCTTGAGGATGAATGAGTAGGCAAGCGAGAAGCATGCAGCACGGTTGCATCAGCATCTGAGTTCATATGGGCATGATTACCAGAAGAAAGTTGCTGCAATTAGAGAGCACCAAGTAATATGAGCACAGTTCCAAGATACGGTGGGCAGCATGAATAAGAGCGGAAAAGGAAAATTGCATATTAAAGAAgttttgcagcaaaacaaaagtGTTGCGCCTGGACAAGTGAAAGGGAGCATGGCAATTGAGTTGCGTGTGCTGATGCCACGCCTTGACTAAAATTGCACGTCTAATAAGCATACATATCCATACACGTctaaaagaaagagggagggaaggattcggaggggggggggggacggaCCGGAGCAGCATCTGGAACGGCGTCGACATCCATGGCGTCGTCCAGAATCTCGCCCTCCTCGACGTcttcggcggccggcggcctgTCCGCGTCGGCGAGCGGAgactcgtcgtcgtcatccacgtcgcggcggcggcggtggtgcctgCGGCGACGCTTAGGAGAGGCGGCGGGGTCGGCGGGGTCGGGAGAGCGGTGGTGCTTggcgcaggaggaggagggggagggggagggttcCTCAGCCATGGGAGTGGAGgaagctagggttagggtttggggggGGATCGGATCGGAGGCGAGGTATGCGGCGAGGCAAGTCTTCGACGGAACGGAACGCTCCTTCCTACCCTTATTGTTGAgttatactccatccatccacgCTGACAGGATGGCCCCACAAGCAGTTTTCCGGGTCGGTGTTCTGTTCTGAAATCGCAGCCCAACCAGCCCAACTCAACTCTACTCGAATTTCAGACGAATTTTATTTAAACATACCGTGATtggtttatttgatatttttaattaaaaacttcTGCgtgaaacatttttaaaatTGCTATATTTCAAAAACTTCTTCATAATCTAGCAACATACAATGTATAAATACATACTGACtatttttagataaaaaatataacgccataaatatagctacacccaacctttttttttcatagaaaaACCATTTTACAAGAAAAATACTCACAGAAAATGAGAAGATTGTCTATGGTAAATTGTACTATACTAGAAACGGACTGAGCATCAGGAGATAGTGATACAGAGAGAGTATAACGGCAGCTGCCTAAAACGGGGCGTAGATACCGTTAAAATTGCATTGGGTGTCATTTTCAGAAATCAGCAGTAGAAGTGGTGCTGGTGGGAGTGTCATCTCATCAGTGAGCTGCCTGCCTGATCGAGCTGACTCgactcttctctcctcttctctctcccggtGTCTCTCTGCTCTGATACAGAGAGATTATTTGGgtactgtgtgtgtgtgtgtcagagtgagagagagatagagagagagaggcagctgATCGCCACAGCGtgctcctcgccgcccgcctgccATGGCCGACCCATACGGCGACGGCAAGGGcctcaagcagcagcagcgccagaAGCTCAAGCCCGCGCTCGAGGTGGAGGACTTCATCAACCTCCTCCACGGCTCCGATCCCGTCCGAGTCGAGCTCACCCGCCTCGAGAACGAGCTCCAGTGTAacccccatcccatcccatcccatccttcTCCTCAAAtgccgctcctccccgatctGATCTACCCCCTAGATCTTCGGATCTCCCCTCCCGCTGTTTCGATCGGATCTTTCCTCCCACCTAACTGCATCTTACAATTCGCGACCCCTCTGACTGACTGCAGATAAGGAGAAGGAGCTTGGGGAGGCGCAGGCTGAGATCAAGGCTCTGCGGCTGTCCGAGCGAGCGCGCGAGAAGGCCGTCGAGGATGTcagtataaataaataaataaaatcctttccttttctttttctacatCTCTCCTTTATAAATCCGATGCATCTTGTGGAAACTACCAGATCCCAGCAGCTTTCTTCATTTTCATTGTCGTGTACTAATGCCTAGTGACCTGCTAGATTTAACTAGTTGGAAAATgacgggcctgttcactttgatgccaaaaaaaaccttaccaaattttggcattgccaaattttagcaaagttaccaaaattttggtaacttgccaaaattttggcaggatttcttatatagttaccaaaatttggtagcaaactaaatgtagtcacttttttggtaactttactaaaatttggtaaggttgaaaatggcatcaaagtgaacaggcctgACATCTTCTCTTTCTGCGGTTCAAAATGAAAAACCTTTCAACATAACAACAACTCATGAAAACTCCATCTATATACTATGCTCTGTATCTGCTACTTGCTCACTATGGCCTCCATAGAGCTCATAGCCCCCAACGCTTCAATGTCTATGCGCATCAAGCTGCTTTCTTTGCGCTTACTGATTGTAACTGTCCGATTAATGACCTCCGAGTCCTGCTATTAACTTGTTTAGCTTGTTATTTTGTTGTTGAACATGGATCCTTACGCTGCAACAGCTGTCAACTTAACACAGGGCAACAGCCAACAGGCACCCTAAGTAATTTAGGATAATTCAATGACCATGCTGCTGTTATCATACTTAACTGCATTGTCAAAGCTTTTGACTTATACTTGTAGTCAaactttaagattttttttttttgagggagaCTATCCTGACTTTGCCTTCTGCATCGATGTAAGCTTACGGAAGAATTGACAAAGGTGGATGGGAAGCTGAAGCTTACAGAGTCTCTCCTCGAAAGCAAGGTAATGGAGCAGCCCTATTCTTTTCCTCTTTCACAGCTCATATTGTCTCGAGAACAGTTACTGATAGCACACGATGCTGCAGAACCTTGAGGCAAAGAAGATAAACGATGAAAAGAAAGCAGCACTTGCAGCCCAATTTGCAGCAGAGGCTACACTTCGAAGGGTTCATGCAGCACAGAAGGATGATGACATGCCCCCTATTGAGGCCATTCTTGCGCCATTGGAAGCTGAACTGAAACTAGCTCGTCATGAGGTATTTCATCCAAGTGTATACCTGgattctctttcttcttttctttccaatCAGTACCAATGTTCTTCAT
This genomic window from Oryza sativa Japonica Group chromosome 12, ASM3414082v1 contains:
- the LOC4352925 gene encoding uncharacterized protein isoform X2, with the translated sequence MAEEPSPSPSSSCAKHHRSPDPADPAASPKRRRRHHRRRRDVDDDDESPLADADRPPAAEDVEEGEILDDAMDVDAVPDAAPQLSSGNHAHMNSDADATVLHASRLPTHSSSRDETKSNHTAHEPESGGDADDTKGDRQSQRVPKSPLLTREKERKHKDEHRKSYPKDSHSKEQSRRSPSRHHSSQDHARHHSRSRDTGAEANGSRASTREDSDRDSNGRNSKHGRHATRSRDNETERSSSYAVRDEAYDERERYKHERRHRSNPVDRDKVDLHELTHRDRERSSSRSRSDRRESAHHIRDESRESERRSSSSRHKDNERRDRSKDRYKESDKVDSGHERDKTRDDRDRGRHKDLESRKRRNGEAKDRDDRHKDSTRSKYSTSDSHKHRSRSRERGRDAERRGQRSEELKENTFREEDEEEYQEKIEQQLAMQEEEDPEKIKEEARRRKEAIMAKYRQQQLQKQQLESLPRSNDEEVEMNRGDNADLKGDNDSRFVASEEAENKHDSSDAIVGETDFTVGKSPAHNDGAGTLGNQRTTGVSGLGEGTPKSERSADMFCDDIFGESPAGIRKLGKDDGLRIEKNALHDNWDDAEGYYTYRFGELLDGRYEITAAHGKGVFSTVVRAKDLKAGKDDPEEVAIKIIRNNETMYKAGKQEVSILEKLASADREDRRHCVRFISSFMYRNHLCLVFESLNMNLREVLKKFGRNIGLKLTAVRAYSKQLFIALKHLKNCKVLHCDIKPDNMLVNEAKNVLKLCDFGNAMLAGMNEVTPYLVSRFYRAPEIILGLPYDHPLDMWSVGCCLYELYTGKVLFPGPSNNDMLRLHMELKGPFPKKMLRKGAFTMQHFDQDLNFHATEEDPVTKKAVTRMILNIKPKDIGSLISNFPGEDPKMLSNFKDLLEKIFVLDPEKRITISQALSHPFITGK
- the LOC4352925 gene encoding uncharacterized protein isoform X1, translated to MAEEPSPSPSSSCAKHHRSPDPADPAASPKRRRRHHRRRRDVDDDDESPLADADRPPAAEDVEEGEILDDAMDVDAVPDAAPQLSSGNHAHMNSDADATVLHASRLPTHSSSRDETKSNHTAHEPESGGDADDTKGDRQSQRVPKSPLLTREKERKHKDEHRKSYPKDSHSKEQSRRSPSRHHSSQDHARHHSRSRDTGAEANGSRASTREDSDRDSNGRNSKHGRHATRSRDNETERSSSYAVRDEAYDERERYKHERRHRSNPVDRDKVDLHELTHRDRERSSSRSRSDRRESAHHIRDESRESERRSSSSRHKDNERRDRSKDRYKESDKVDSGHERDKTRDDRDRGRHKDLESRKRRNGEAKDRDDRHKDSTRSKYSTSDSHKHRSRSRERGRDAERRGQRSEELKENTFREEDEEEYQEKIEQQLAMQEEEDPEKIKEEARRRKEAIMAKYRQQQLQKQQLESLPRSNDEEEVEMNRGDNADLKGDNDSRFVASEEAENKHDSSDAIVGETDFTVGKSPAHNDGAGTLGNQRTTGVSGLGEGTPKSERSADMFCDDIFGESPAGIRKLGKDDGLRIEKNALHDNWDDAEGYYTYRFGELLDGRYEITAAHGKGVFSTVVRAKDLKAGKDDPEEVAIKIIRNNETMYKAGKQEVSILEKLASADREDRRHCVRFISSFMYRNHLCLVFESLNMNLREVLKKFGRNIGLKLTAVRAYSKQLFIALKHLKNCKVLHCDIKPDNMLVNEAKNVLKLCDFGNAMLAGMNEVTPYLVSRFYRAPEIILGLPYDHPLDMWSVGCCLYELYTGKVLFPGPSNNDMLRLHMELKGPFPKKMLRKGAFTMQHFDQDLNFHATEEDPVTKKAVTRMILNIKPKDIGSLISNFPGEDPKMLSNFKDLLEKIFVLDPEKRITISQALSHPFITGK